A DNA window from Ipomoea triloba cultivar NCNSP0323 chromosome 10, ASM357664v1 contains the following coding sequences:
- the LOC116031737 gene encoding uncharacterized protein LOC116031737 isoform X1, translated as MMGTELCSSRVLSPFREESGDEELSVLPRHTKVVVTGNNRTKSVLLGLQGVVKKAVGLGGWHWLVLKNGVEVKLQRNALSVLEAPTGDEDDDYDFDDSSSGSEVGEKDNHHFPTGVEYRKVSKPRVRYTRPWATKSNSRSSSKDVETKYCHLYQQRVNFAKLGTSSLWRYWRSHNLASISTPNPTKDQLVNAVQRHFAAQRVDEVQVVVEFIRAAKRLRSADLHRD; from the exons ATGATGGGGACTGAACTATGTTCTTCTCGGGTCTTATCTCCTTTTCGTGAGGAGAGTGGTGATGAAGAATTGTCTGTTCTTCCAAGGCACACCAAAGTCGTTGTGACGGGAAACAATAGAACAAAGAGTGTTTTGCTTGGCCTGCAGGGTGTTGTCAAGAAGGCTGTTGGGCTTGGTGGTTGGCACTGGCTG GTTCTGAAGAATGGAGTTGAAGTGAAGCTCCAAAGGAATGCCTTGAGCGTGTTGGAGGCTCCCACTggggatgaagatgatgattatGACTTTGATGACTCTAGCAGTGGTTCTGAAGTTGGTGAAAAGGACAATCATCATTTTC CAACTGGCGTTGAGTACAGAAAGGTTAGCAAGCCAAGGGTTCGTTATACAAGGCCATGGGCAACAAAATCAAATAGTCGCAGTAGTAGCAAAGATGTTGAAACTAAATATTGCCATCTGTATCAACAG AGAGTGAACTTTGCAAAACTAGGAACCAGCTCATTGTGGAGATATTGGCGAAGCCACAACCTC GCAAGTATAAGTACTCCCAACCCCACTAAGGATCAATTGGTTAACGCAGTACAACGGCATTTTGCTGCACAG CGGGTCGACGAGGTGCAAGTGGTGGTGGAATTCATCCGTGCTGCCAAGAGACTCAGATCAGCTGACCTGCATCGAGATTGA
- the LOC116031737 gene encoding uncharacterized protein LOC116031737 isoform X2, producing the protein MMGTELCSSRVLSPFREESGDEELSVLPRHTKVVVTGNNRTKSVLLGLQGVVKKAVGLGGWHWLNGVEVKLQRNALSVLEAPTGDEDDDYDFDDSSSGSEVGEKDNHHFPTGVEYRKVSKPRVRYTRPWATKSNSRSSSKDVETKYCHLYQQRVNFAKLGTSSLWRYWRSHNLASISTPNPTKDQLVNAVQRHFAAQRVDEVQVVVEFIRAAKRLRSADLHRD; encoded by the exons ATGATGGGGACTGAACTATGTTCTTCTCGGGTCTTATCTCCTTTTCGTGAGGAGAGTGGTGATGAAGAATTGTCTGTTCTTCCAAGGCACACCAAAGTCGTTGTGACGGGAAACAATAGAACAAAGAGTGTTTTGCTTGGCCTGCAGGGTGTTGTCAAGAAGGCTGTTGGGCTTGGTGGTTGGCACTGGCTG AATGGAGTTGAAGTGAAGCTCCAAAGGAATGCCTTGAGCGTGTTGGAGGCTCCCACTggggatgaagatgatgattatGACTTTGATGACTCTAGCAGTGGTTCTGAAGTTGGTGAAAAGGACAATCATCATTTTC CAACTGGCGTTGAGTACAGAAAGGTTAGCAAGCCAAGGGTTCGTTATACAAGGCCATGGGCAACAAAATCAAATAGTCGCAGTAGTAGCAAAGATGTTGAAACTAAATATTGCCATCTGTATCAACAG AGAGTGAACTTTGCAAAACTAGGAACCAGCTCATTGTGGAGATATTGGCGAAGCCACAACCTC GCAAGTATAAGTACTCCCAACCCCACTAAGGATCAATTGGTTAACGCAGTACAACGGCATTTTGCTGCACAG CGGGTCGACGAGGTGCAAGTGGTGGTGGAATTCATCCGTGCTGCCAAGAGACTCAGATCAGCTGACCTGCATCGAGATTGA